A genomic window from candidate division TA06 bacterium B3_TA06 includes:
- a CDS encoding GTPase ObgE, with protein MRFVDEVTIRVAAGSGGRGCVSFRREKFVPKGGPDGGDGGDGGSIYLVGNLHLATLADLAYHVSYRAGKGGNGKGKNMHGAKGKDAEIKVPLGTDAYDEDSGELLGSVLEDSQRLLVARGGRGGRGNARFATPTHQAPREHEEGKPGERRKLKLVLRLLADVGIIGLPNAGKSTLLKALTHAEPKIASYPFTTLSPNLGVLRDEWLSATISDIPGIIEGAAQGKGLGLRFLRHIERTRLLVFVLAADENPAVAYQTLLAELAAYNPELAERPRLIVVNKMDLVKEKPSIPDEKGVSYISALKKQGLAEVRKRLTETINK; from the coding sequence GTGCGTTTTGTAGACGAGGTAACGATCCGGGTGGCTGCAGGTTCAGGCGGGCGAGGCTGCGTGAGCTTTCGCCGCGAGAAGTTTGTTCCCAAAGGCGGGCCTGACGGCGGGGACGGAGGCGACGGTGGATCTATCTATCTCGTTGGGAACCTGCATCTGGCCACGCTTGCCGATCTTGCCTACCACGTCTCCTACCGCGCTGGCAAGGGCGGCAACGGTAAGGGCAAGAACATGCACGGCGCCAAGGGTAAGGATGCCGAGATCAAAGTTCCCCTGGGTACCGACGCCTACGATGAAGACTCGGGTGAACTCCTGGGCTCGGTCCTGGAAGATAGCCAGCGTCTTCTTGTGGCTCGCGGCGGACGAGGCGGTCGAGGCAACGCGCGTTTCGCAACACCTACCCACCAGGCCCCGCGCGAGCATGAGGAAGGAAAACCGGGCGAGAGGCGCAAACTCAAGCTCGTTCTTCGCCTCCTTGCAGACGTTGGGATTATCGGTCTGCCCAACGCTGGCAAATCCACACTCCTTAAAGCACTCACCCATGCCGAACCCAAAATCGCATCCTACCCCTTCACCACCCTTTCACCCAATCTGGGCGTGCTGCGTGACGAATGGCTCTCGGCTACCATCTCCGATATCCCAGGGATAATCGAGGGTGCGGCCCAGGGCAAGGGGCTGGGCCTGCGCTTCCTGCGTCACATCGAGCGCACGAGGCTTTTGGTGTTTGTCCTTGCCGCAGACGAGAATCCGGCAGTGGCCTATCAGACGCTTCTTGCAGAACTTGCAGCCTACAACCCGGAGCTTGCCGAGCGCCCGCGGCTGATCGTGGTTAATAAGATGGATCTGGTTAAAGAGAAACCTTCTATCCCCGACGAGAAGGGTGTGTCGTATATCTCGGCCCTAAAGAAGCAGGGGTTGGCCGAGGTTCGCAAACGCTTAACCGAAACTATCAACAAGTGA
- the fusA gene encoding elongation factor G, with translation MDLAKLRNIGIAAHIDAGKTTTTERVLYYAKKIHRMGEVDSGSATMDWMLQERERGITITSAATTVGWKDCRINIIDTPGHVDFTIEVERALKVLDGAVVIFCAVGGVQPQSETVWHQADRYHIPRIAFINKMDRVGADFERVIDMMSSRLPQFPVPVQIPWGAEQGFVGVIDLVGWRAIRWKDETLGAEYVIEDIPVELIPQAKRWRQHLVDKASEAEDTIIEDYMAGQKSESATLRRALRKLTLENKIVPVLCGSALKNKGVQPLLDAVLEYLPSPLEVPSVKGHDPEDEEKIVVREPSPDVPFSALVFKLTYSQHMGPLAFTRVYSGKLERGQTIRGFPGGKRSRATKLLLVHSNHFEEVPKLEAGEIGLIAGLRHVTTGSTLADQKHPIVYELMRFPEPVIHQSIEPHTQADEAKLGKSLAILELEDPTFKVRSDPETGQLLVSGMGELHLEILVDRLQREFRVPVRTGKPQVSYRETVTQKVEHSSTFSRLIGQKTHYAGVTLRLEPYNKGKDIKIHLPQELPREFLDAIRQSLNDSFSAGSMLGYPITNVRVTVTGVDYREDEASDIAFKAAAAQAFTEAYQKASPALLEPIMDVEVITPEEYMGDVLADISTRRGKIEEVESIKEHKLINGFVPLAASFGYATALRSLTQGRASFAMHFSHYELLPESERRKLFDYLTFTP, from the coding sequence ATGGATCTTGCTAAGCTTCGCAACATAGGGATAGCCGCACACATAGACGCAGGTAAAACCACCACCACCGAGCGGGTGTTATACTACGCCAAGAAGATACATCGAATGGGCGAGGTGGACTCAGGCTCGGCAACCATGGACTGGATGCTGCAGGAGCGCGAGAGGGGGATAACCATAACCTCGGCGGCCACCACCGTCGGCTGGAAGGATTGCCGAATCAACATAATCGATACCCCTGGTCATGTGGACTTCACCATCGAGGTGGAGCGTGCCTTAAAGGTTTTGGACGGTGCGGTGGTCATATTCTGCGCGGTTGGTGGGGTCCAGCCGCAGTCGGAGACGGTATGGCACCAGGCGGATAGATACCACATTCCCAGAATCGCGTTCATAAACAAGATGGATAGGGTGGGTGCGGACTTCGAGCGGGTGATAGATATGATGTCCTCCCGCCTCCCTCAGTTCCCTGTGCCTGTGCAGATTCCCTGGGGTGCTGAGCAGGGGTTCGTGGGCGTGATAGATCTAGTGGGGTGGCGTGCCATCCGGTGGAAGGACGAGACCCTGGGGGCGGAGTACGTGATAGAGGATATTCCAGTGGAACTTATCCCACAAGCCAAGCGCTGGCGCCAGCATCTTGTGGATAAGGCAAGCGAAGCGGAGGATACCATCATCGAAGACTACATGGCTGGCCAGAAGAGCGAAAGCGCGACCCTGCGGAGGGCGTTACGCAAGCTTACCCTGGAGAACAAGATAGTGCCCGTATTGTGCGGCTCCGCTCTAAAGAATAAGGGTGTGCAGCCTCTTCTTGATGCGGTGCTCGAGTATCTGCCGTCACCACTTGAGGTACCGTCGGTTAAAGGTCATGATCCGGAAGATGAAGAAAAAATAGTTGTCCGGGAACCCTCACCTGATGTCCCCTTCTCGGCCCTGGTCTTCAAGCTAACCTACTCCCAGCACATGGGGCCTTTGGCGTTCACAAGGGTTTACTCGGGCAAGCTCGAGCGTGGTCAAACAATCAGAGGATTCCCGGGCGGTAAGCGTTCACGCGCCACTAAGCTCCTGCTGGTACACTCAAACCACTTCGAGGAGGTCCCCAAACTCGAGGCGGGAGAAATTGGACTGATTGCAGGATTGCGCCACGTGACCACCGGTTCCACCCTGGCCGATCAGAAGCACCCCATCGTCTATGAGCTGATGCGTTTCCCTGAGCCGGTTATCCACCAGTCGATCGAGCCGCATACCCAGGCGGACGAGGCCAAACTGGGCAAGAGTCTTGCGATCCTTGAGCTTGAGGATCCAACCTTCAAGGTGCGCAGTGATCCGGAGACCGGACAGCTTCTTGTGAGCGGGATGGGCGAGCTGCACCTGGAGATACTGGTTGATCGGCTCCAGCGTGAGTTCCGGGTACCGGTGCGGACTGGCAAGCCACAGGTCTCTTACAGGGAAACTGTAACCCAGAAGGTGGAACACTCTTCCACGTTCTCTCGTTTGATCGGACAGAAGACCCACTACGCCGGGGTCACGTTAAGACTCGAACCTTACAATAAGGGTAAGGATATAAAGATACACCTGCCACAAGAGCTGCCGCGCGAGTTCCTGGATGCGATCCGGCAGAGCCTTAATGACTCGTTCAGTGCGGGTTCCATGCTTGGCTACCCTATAACCAACGTTCGAGTGACGGTTACCGGCGTGGACTACCGTGAAGACGAGGCCTCGGACATCGCGTTCAAGGCCGCGGCCGCCCAGGCGTTCACCGAGGCTTACCAGAAGGCCTCACCCGCCCTGCTTGAGCCTATAATGGATGTGGAGGTAATCACGCCTGAGGAGTATATGGGCGACGTGCTTGCTGACATCAGCACACGGCGAGGGAAGATAGAGGAGGTGGAAAGCATCAAGGAGCATAAGCTCATCAATGGCTTCGTGCCACTTGCCGCGAGCTTCGGCTACGCGACGGCGCTGAGATCCTTGACCCAAGGGAGGGCCAGCTTCGCAATGCACTTCTCACACTACGAGCTCCTGCCCGAATCCGAGCGCCGAAAGCTCTTCGACTACCTAACTTTTACCCCATAA
- the dprA gene encoding DNA-protecting protein DprA: protein MKNEAYVDLLSVEGLGQTRIARLMEILGSAEEILARSKAELTQAGVPQKIAARIASYSRSKEAADDLKCLERRGAKIITILDDDYPLLLKSSPQPPAVLFVRGELRAEEKLVVAMVGTRTPTGYGRAAAERLARELGARGVVIVSGAARGIDSLAHKGCLSAGGRTIAVLGCGIDISYPPENAELFDRIAAQGAVITEFLPGVIPAPGLFPRRNRIIAWLSHGVVAVEAGPRSGALITARWAADAGRDVFAIPGGIFSEQSAGTNRLLRDGAKLVSRVEDILEEYAAVYQPVSVEGTQDMPDDSALSDEEKRIYRLLGPEPIHVDNLVDRLGIPSAQLLPTLLNMELKGVIKQLPGMRFVRVL, encoded by the coding sequence GTGAAGAACGAGGCATACGTTGATCTCCTTTCGGTCGAGGGTTTGGGACAGACGCGTATTGCCCGGCTCATGGAGATCTTAGGTTCGGCAGAGGAGATACTCGCGCGTTCAAAGGCTGAGCTGACGCAGGCGGGTGTTCCACAAAAGATCGCCGCAAGGATAGCTTCCTATTCGCGTTCAAAAGAGGCAGCAGATGACTTGAAGTGCCTGGAGCGCCGTGGAGCGAAGATCATCACCATCCTCGATGACGACTATCCTCTGCTTCTCAAGTCCTCGCCCCAGCCTCCGGCGGTGCTTTTCGTGCGGGGAGAGTTAAGAGCTGAAGAGAAGCTTGTTGTGGCGATGGTGGGTACCCGCACGCCTACCGGTTACGGCCGGGCCGCGGCCGAGCGACTTGCGCGCGAGCTTGGTGCACGAGGGGTGGTGATCGTTTCAGGCGCGGCGCGCGGGATAGACAGCCTGGCGCACAAGGGGTGTCTTTCTGCGGGCGGGCGCACCATCGCGGTCCTGGGCTGCGGGATAGACATATCCTACCCGCCGGAGAACGCCGAACTTTTCGACCGTATCGCGGCGCAGGGTGCGGTTATAACCGAGTTCTTGCCTGGCGTCATCCCTGCACCTGGACTTTTCCCGCGCCGCAACCGGATAATCGCCTGGCTCTCGCACGGGGTGGTGGCGGTTGAGGCAGGGCCAAGATCAGGCGCTTTAATCACCGCGCGCTGGGCCGCAGACGCAGGGCGAGACGTGTTCGCGATTCCCGGAGGCATCTTCAGCGAGCAGTCCGCGGGCACGAACAGGCTGCTGCGCGACGGTGCAAAACTGGTCTCAAGGGTCGAGGACATCCTTGAGGAGTACGCCGCGGTGTATCAACCTGTAAGCGTTGAAGGTACGCAGGATATGCCGGACGACTCCGCGCTTTCTGACGAAGAGAAGCGCATCTACCGATTACTTGGTCCTGAACCGATTCATGTGGATAACCTTGTGGATAGGTTGGGGATTCCTTCGGCGCAGCTGCTCCCAACCCTCTTAAACATGGAACTTAAGGGCGTGATAAAGCAGCTGCCCGGGATGCGGTTCGTGCGGGTTTTGTAA